TACCATGCTTAATTTCAATAACTTCTACTAATTGTTTATTTTTATCAAAAATCTCAATATCTCCTGCACTACCAGAAGTTAGATCAGAAGCTGTGTGACTGCCTAGAGGTTTTAATGTGCAGGATTTGTATCTTTCTACTTCTATAATTAACCTTTGATAAATTGCAGATAGTGCTAAAACAGGTAATTTGGAAGCTCCGCGAGTTTGATAATTGAAACTAAAATGATTTTCTAGGCAACTGCTCAAAGTGTTGATATCAAAAGGTTCAGGATTATCCAGACTCAAAATTTTAATCTTTTGAGTCTGGATAATCTGATTAACTTGATGAAGTAAAAGCCTTAAAATAACTTCAGCTTGTTGAGGATTAGTTTCAATAAAATCAATTAAACCCAGAAAAGCATCTTTGGTTTTTTGATTACTAATTTTACCTTGATAATCTAAAGTATAGGGAAAGGGTTGTTCTAAAGAACGAGTTAGCCAGCCACTTTCTGCCATAGCTGGTAATCCCAATTGTTTCAAGGTGGGAGTAATATACTGAGTATCAATAGTTCTTCCTGAAAATCCTCCAGGTAAATTAGTTTGATGGTATCTAATATCTTGATTAGGATAGAGAATTTTATGAACTAATAAAGTTATTAAAACCGTATAAACTCCCTTTTTTTTTGAGCAATTAGTAGCAATTTGTTGGATATAGTTTTGATAGGGTTGAGGGGGCAGTGGTTGCCGATCATCTAAATTTAAGGATTGGTCATAAATGTCTAATAACTTTTCTTTATGGTTCATAAAATCTAATCCGATAATTTCCAATTGAATATTCTGACGAGAAAAAGAAAACTCCTTTAAGGATACTCTAGAATTGTTTTCAAAAATATGTTTCTTAATGGCAATAGCCAACTCTTGAATCATGGGAATACAAACCGAATTACCCACCTGTTTATAAGACTCAGCTAAGTTAGGATGAATTTGAAAACTATCGGGAAACTTCATCAGTCGATAGCATTCTTGTATAGTTAATTTACGCACCTGATCTTGTTCGGGTATATAAATAAAAAAACGTCCAGATGTTTCCTGAGATGGTATAGTAGGATGTACTCCATCGATCGAATAAATTCGGTTAGGTTGATGATGAACCCGGGATAAATGTTCTGTATTTGGTCTGATACCTTTTTTCCAGATAGTTTTATTGCGATAACCGACAAAAATTAATCCTGATGGTTGTAAGGTAGGATTATCAATGAGAGTATATTCTTTTTTATCTAAGTATTCAAAATTGCCTTGAGGAGACAGAAAATCGCGTAACTTAGGTATTGGTGAAGTATATTTTAATGAGTTGAAATTAAATTTTTTATTTTGGGTAGCAATAATAATAATTCTTTCTCGATTTTGCGGCACACCAAAATCCTTGGCATTTAAGAGCTTATAATCAACTAAATAACCCAGTTCTTCCAAAGAATGCAAAATAATATCTAAGTTTTTGCCTTTGTCGAGGTGAATTAGGTGTTTAACATTTTCCAGAAGAATTATTTTCGGCTTTTTTAATTCTACTATTTCGCAGATGTGAAAAAATAGAGTTCCCCTTGTATCTCTAAATCCGGCTCGTTTTCCAGAAATGCTAAAGGGTTGACAGGGAAATCCTGCTGTCAACACTTCAAAATCAGGCAGGTCATGGATAGCAATTTTTCTAATATCTTGATCGGGAATTTCTTGAAAATTATTGAAATATACTTTTCGACAGTTTTCGTCTATTTCACAAGAATATACACAGTCATAACCAACGCTCTCGAAAGCTAATCTAAATCCTCCAATACCAGCAAAAAGATCGATAAATCTGAGTTTTTCGTTTGTCATTGCCAAATTATGACACCAGAGATAGCCAAAGTGAATATATCCTAAATTTTAGCAAATGTTCCGACTTATGCAGCGATAAAAACTGTAGTCTAAATAATTAAGGTTAATATGTCCCCATATAATCAATTTGGAGATACTAGATTAGGTATAATTGAGTAAAAACTCGCACAATTTCGGTTTCAGACTTCTGCGGCTTTTTCTTGCTCAATCTCGGTCTCCAATTCTTGACGTAATTCTTCTAGAGAAGTGGTGGCAGCTGTCTGAGATAATCTTTCTTGTGACCAATTTAAGGACTGAAAAAGTCGTTGAGCGTTAGCTGGAGAGCGCAAAAGATAAACTTCTTCTAATAAAGCGGATAATTCGTCAGCAGCAATCAAGGCCACATCATGATGACCCTGACGTTGGACAATAACGATCGAGTTTCCCAGTTCTACTTGTTCTAAAACCTGAAGAAAATGTTCCTGTGCTTGGGTATAGCTAGTATAGGTGGTGGGGATGGGCAGCATGGCCATTAATCAACTCCGCAGTCAAAAAATTAATCAATGGGTGCGTTAACCAAGAGTAACGCACCCCGAGGAAATTACACCGAAGTTAAGGTTTTCTCCGCGCTAATTTGCGCTTCGGGACTATCCGCTTCCGAGGGAGGGACTACTTGCCAGAATTGACCGAGATAGCTATCCCAATTAGCTAAAATTAACTTACCTTTGGGGCTATTAGTGCGTTCTACATGGGCCTCAATTAAAGATTTTAACTGTTCCGCACCGGCAGCCGTGGCAACCCGTTGAATCTTGACAATTTCGGGGTTAAGTTTCTCCGGTAGGGACGGATCGAGGATATAAGCTAATCCTCCTGTCATCCCGGCGCCGACGTTGCGACCGACGGAACCAAGCACGACAATTACCCCACCGGTCATGTATTCACAGAGGTGGTCCCCGGCCCCTTCGATAACCGCTTTCGCGGTGGAATTGCGGACAGCAAAGCGTTCACCAGCGCGACCATTAACGTATAATACCCCACCGGTAGCCCCGTAGAGACAGGTATTACCGATAATAGCGTTATCTTCGGGCTGATAATTGGCGTTTTGGGGCGGTACGATGACAATTTCGCCGCCGTAGATGCCTTTACCCACATAATCGTTAGCTTCTCCCTCTAAATGGAGATTGACACCGGGTAAATTAAAGGCTCCGAAACTTTGACCGGCCGCACCCTGGAAATTGAGCTTAATTTCGCCTTCAAAGCCGTCATTCCCGTATTTTTGGGCAATTACCCCCGCAATTCTCGCCCCGACAGAGCGATCGGTATTGACAATCCTGTAGGTTTTGCTGACGGTTCCCTGTTGCTCGATCGCTTGTTTAATCTCGCTATCGGCTAGAATATCGTCATCGAGAACAGCACCGTTACTATGTACTTCCTCGTGCTGCAACCAAGAGCGATCGCCACGTCCATCGGGTAAATTCAATAAACAATCAAGATTGAGGGATTCTGTCTTAGTTAAACGAGCATCGGAGCGCACTTTTAACAGATCTGCTCGGCCAATCACCTCATTTAAACTGTGATAGCCTAATTTCGCCAATAATTGCCGCGTTTCCTCAGCCACCAAAGTGAAGAAATTGACCACATGAGCGGGAATTCCAGGAAAACGAGCGCGGAGACGTTCCTGCTGAGTAGCGACTCCCACAGGGCAATTATTCGTGTGACAGACGCGGGCCATGATACACCCCTCGGCAATCATGGAAATGGAACCAAAACCGAATTCCTCCGCACCCATGAGAGCAGCCATGAGGATATCCCAACCGGTTTTCAGTCCCCCATCTGCGCGCAAAATCACCCGATGACGCAGTTGATTTTCCATTAACATCCGATGCACTTCCGTTACTCCCAATTCCCAGGGACTACCCGCGTGTTTGATCGAACTTAGGGGTGATGCACCTGTACCACCATCGTGGCCCGAAATCTGGATAATATCAGCGTTAGCTTTGGCAACTCCGGCCGCAATTGTACCGATACCGATCTCGGCCACTAATTTGACGGAAACTTTGGCCCGGGGGTTAATTTGGTGTAAATCGTAGATTAATTGCGCTAAATCTTCGATCGAGTAGATATCGTGGTGAGGAGGGGGAGAAATCAAGGTAACACCAGGTTTTGATCGCCGTAACATGGCAATATAGGGACTGACTTTTTTCCCGGGTAATTGACCTCCTTCTCCCGGTTTTGCTCCCTGGGCCATTTTAATCTCTAGCTGTTTTCCACTCATTAAGTATTCGGGAGTGACTCCAAAACGACCCGAAGCTATCTGTTTAATGGCAGAATTGGCTGTATCACCGTTTTTTAAGCCGTTTAGGTGGGGCATGGTCACGGAATGTCCCTCGGCATCCACATCGCTTAAGCTGGTGTAACGGATCGGATCTTCTCCCCCTTCTCCGGAATTGGACTTACCTCCGATGCGATTCATGGCGATCGCTAGGGTTTCGTGTGCTTCCCGGCCCAAGGCACCGAGGGACATTCCCCCTGTGCAGAAGCGTTGCAGGATACTTTCGATCGATTCTACTGCTTCGAGGGGAATTGAGGCTCGATCGCTGTTAAATTCTAATAAGTCGCGTAAAGCGGTGACAGGTCTTTGCTGCAAGATTTGACGATAGGTTTCGTAATGGTCATATCCTTCACCTTGGGAGTGAGCGGCCACGGCTTTATGGAGTGCTTTCGCCATTTCCGGGGAATTCATGTGGTATTCTCCCCCCGGACGGTAGTTGACAAAACCGTAGTTTTCTAGTTTTTTAGCGGTAAGATTGGGGAAAGCTTTACTGTGGAATGCGATCGCTTCTTGGGCCACCTCAGCAATGCTTAAACCCCCGACGCGACTGGTAGTACCGTTAAAAGCTAGTTTAACTAAATCTGCCGATAATCCGATCGCCTCGAAAATTTGCGCCCCATGGTAGGAAGATAGGAGAGAAATACCCATTTTCGAGAGGATTTTCAGTAATCCTGCTTCTACGGATTTGCGGTAATTAATTAGGGCTTTTTCGAGGCTAATAGCTTCTAATTTGCCATTTTCCATCAATTTCTGAGTTTTTGGCTCGATCCACCACTGGGCGATCGTTTCTAGGGCCAGATAGGGACAGACTGCGGAAGCACCATAACCAATTAGACAAGCGAAGTGATGAGTACTCCAACATTGGGCCGTGTCGATCACGATCGAAGCTTTTAAACGCAAGTGTGAGCGAATCAGGTGATGATGGACGGCACCAACGGCCAATAAAGGGGGAATATAGCTAGTTTTTTCGTCAATAGGAGCAGTTCTGTCACTGAGAATTAAAATTTCTGCTCCCGATGCTACTTTCTTGGCGGCCTCAGCACACAAATTAGCGATCGCGGTTTCTAATCCCCGGGGGCCGGTGGT
This Microcystis wesenbergii NRERC-220 DNA region includes the following protein-coding sequences:
- a CDS encoding DNA cytosine methyltransferase; translated protein: MTNEKLRFIDLFAGIGGFRLAFESVGYDCVYSCEIDENCRKVYFNNFQEIPDQDIRKIAIHDLPDFEVLTAGFPCQPFSISGKRAGFRDTRGTLFFHICEIVELKKPKIILLENVKHLIHLDKGKNLDIILHSLEELGYLVDYKLLNAKDFGVPQNRERIIIIATQNKKFNFNSLKYTSPIPKLRDFLSPQGNFEYLDKKEYTLIDNPTLQPSGLIFVGYRNKTIWKKGIRPNTEHLSRVHHQPNRIYSIDGVHPTIPSQETSGRFFIYIPEQDQVRKLTIQECYRLMKFPDSFQIHPNLAESYKQVGNSVCIPMIQELAIAIKKHIFENNSRVSLKEFSFSRQNIQLEIIGLDFMNHKEKLLDIYDQSLNLDDRQPLPPQPYQNYIQQIATNCSKKKGVYTVLITLLVHKILYPNQDIRYHQTNLPGGFSGRTIDTQYITPTLKQLGLPAMAESGWLTRSLEQPFPYTLDYQGKISNQKTKDAFLGLIDFIETNPQQAEVILRLLLHQVNQIIQTQKIKILSLDNPEPFDINTLSSCLENHFSFNYQTRGASKLPVLALSAIYQRLIIEVERYKSCTLKPLGSHTASDLTSGSAGDIEIFDKNKQLVEVIEIKHGKYIDLQILRIAKDKIIKFNPRRYYILSSFDVKPTEVELIMSEIQTINNNHGCQIITNGIIPTIKYYLRLISSPEEFVNSYSHLIEIDSELQTIHKLKWNEILSNLISPIEQI
- a CDS encoding type II toxin-antitoxin system Phd/YefM family antitoxin; this translates as MAMLPIPTTYTSYTQAQEHFLQVLEQVELGNSIVIVQRQGHHDVALIAADELSALLEEVYLLRSPANAQRLFQSLNWSQERLSQTAATTSLEELRQELETEIEQEKAAEV
- the gltB gene encoding glutamate synthase large subunit; the protein is MAQQNNLKTDNIHQIDPYWGPRWLVEERDACGVGFIADVRGSGSHQLIEQALLALGCLEHRGGCSADQDSGDGSGMMTAIPRDVLAPWFAENGLNMPESERLGVGMVFLPQAAQERADAKAHIEEIVNKYNIKILGWRAVPVRPQVLGRQARENQPYVEQILVTSPDLAGSQFDRLLYIARSEVGKQLADDFYFCSFSCRTIVYKGMVRGEILREFYLDLQNPDYSSQFAIYHRRFSTNTQPKWPLAQPMRLLGHNGEINTLLGNINWMSAREPALETQGWTHEELQSLTPIVNPANSDSYNLDSALELLVRTGRSPLEAAMILVPEAYNNQPDLQDYPEIIDFYEYYSGLQEPWDGPALLVFSDGGIVGACLDRNGLRPARYSITNNGYIVVSSEAGTIPLDETTIMEKGRLGPGQMIAVDLEKGEIKRNWPIKQEIAGANPYGEWVKSQRTLIDKETALDIPAPSNLLPLQTAFGYTSEDVDMIIVPMAEQGKEPTFCMGDDTPLAVLSSKPHLLYDYFKQRFAQVTNPPIDPLRESLVMSLTMYLGRRGNILKLGVDDAHLLKLDSPLLNNAELAKVKTSSYKTAELSTLYDLTTGPRGLETAIANLCAEAAKKVASGAEILILSDRTAPIDEKTSYIPPLLAVGAVHHHLIRSHLRLKASIVIDTAQCWSTHHFACLIGYGASAVCPYLALETIAQWWIEPKTQKLMENGKLEAISLEKALINYRKSVEAGLLKILSKMGISLLSSYHGAQIFEAIGLSADLVKLAFNGTTSRVGGLSIAEVAQEAIAFHSKAFPNLTAKKLENYGFVNYRPGGEYHMNSPEMAKALHKAVAAHSQGEGYDHYETYRQILQQRPVTALRDLLEFNSDRASIPLEAVESIESILQRFCTGGMSLGALGREAHETLAIAMNRIGGKSNSGEGGEDPIRYTSLSDVDAEGHSVTMPHLNGLKNGDTANSAIKQIASGRFGVTPEYLMSGKQLEIKMAQGAKPGEGGQLPGKKVSPYIAMLRRSKPGVTLISPPPHHDIYSIEDLAQLIYDLHQINPRAKVSVKLVAEIGIGTIAAGVAKANADIIQISGHDGGTGASPLSSIKHAGSPWELGVTEVHRMLMENQLRHRVILRADGGLKTGWDILMAALMGAEEFGFGSISMIAEGCIMARVCHTNNCPVGVATQQERLRARFPGIPAHVVNFFTLVAEETRQLLAKLGYHSLNEVIGRADLLKVRSDARLTKTESLNLDCLLNLPDGRGDRSWLQHEEVHSNGAVLDDDILADSEIKQAIEQQGTVSKTYRIVNTDRSVGARIAGVIAQKYGNDGFEGEIKLNFQGAAGQSFGAFNLPGVNLHLEGEANDYVGKGIYGGEIVIVPPQNANYQPEDNAIIGNTCLYGATGGVLYVNGRAGERFAVRNSTAKAVIEGAGDHLCEYMTGGVIVVLGSVGRNVGAGMTGGLAYILDPSLPEKLNPEIVKIQRVATAAGAEQLKSLIEAHVERTNSPKGKLILANWDSYLGQFWQVVPPSEADSPEAQISAEKTLTSV